ATATAAATCATGCGGTCGATCAAACagagaaataaaaacacaaattgcaaggaaaatttttctataaaaaaattgaagcggagccatcaattaatttatctttcatcaaacaaaataagataatttaaatttaaaatctatttttgttctgttttgagatgtttgttaataatttgatgaggtttttttatatataattctatcatttttaCTCCTTTTTTTCCTCATATCTGCTAGTTCTACccattgttttttgaattcttgttatagtgattttttttataattaattagatatattttattggtttgtttgattatgtttggattttttttatgttttttttttagcaaagccaccaaaattatcaattttttcttacgatatatgttttgattttaggttgaaccatgaacaaaataataagaattgattcttttaaaaaaaaaaatatttgataaacttACAACCTTGTGAACCAACTCCAATGTTGTAATGTTGAAGTTATGGTTAAACAACCCTAATGTGCTTCAATTTACAAAGAATCTGCGTTGATTAGTGAGAAACCTCTTACTAGAATCGACATTGCTCATTTAATTAAAGTAATCGTCCTTAAATTTGGAAATACTCAGttaatcaacaagatgaaattcGAAGGGCATACAATAATCTGGGGCCATATCAATCTTTGATGTCTGAATATTTGATGACTGGTAAAAAATATCCTCATCGATTTCAGTCTCATTGGTTCAAAAGTTATCCATGGCttgaaaattcaaagaaagaaatattatatcttattatattaattttggcccCCTCTAAAAAATAATCCTAGCTCTGCCACTACCGACATCTATATATTCTTGACTCGTGATGGGACTAACCGAGTTAAGGTGGTCGAACACGGAGGTTGGTCGAGCTAGTCAATGAGTCAGTGATCGTCAAGCAAGTTACACCACCTGAACTTTACGCGTTCACCCCAGCTACTTCTCTAAGTAACAAGAAGTTTATAGCAATAGCCACGAGAAGATGAAGAGCAAGACagttgtcaaaaaaaaataaggttggGTCTTAGTCAGGTTTGCTAGAGTTGACCGGGTTTTACCGGGCCAAatcctttgttgttttttacttaaaccTGACCCAGGTCGTCTGGTCCTAGGTTGACCGCGCCTGGCCGGGCCCGGGTTTCAAAAccatggtgtgtgtgtgtgtgtgtgaagaaAAAGAGGAGAGCTGCCATGCAAGCTTCAGAGGAATGAAGCTCCATATCCATTTTATCAGGAAGAAGAATTCCAAATCAATGCATCCATATATATCCAGATCGCTAATGTCGCTCGTATTTTTGCTACTTCATCCGTAACAAATTATAATGAAGCTAAGCCACCTTCTTTACGTAGAGGAATCGCATTAATTGGAAACAAACCAGAATCCCTAGAAATGGACCTGTTGATCACATAACAAAAATCTACTGTCCTGTATATGAATTGCTTTAATCCAACCAGCAGACCTGTTCATCGAGAGTTATGGCAAAAACATCACAGGGTTCCACATCTTTTATAAAATGTCAAAGACCACTTTTAAATAGCCACGACAGAGTCTCGAAGCTtgtaaggaaacaaaaaaaaaaacaggacaaCTTCTTTTGTATGAGACTGCGGTTGGGATAATTTCTgcggtttaaaaaatataagttaaaaaaaaaaaaaagaccattaaaaatgaatacaacaaaaaaaaaaagatgatgaaaatgaatacaaaaacaacaacatagAAATTCAAGAATTAATTCTATAAAACCCAAAAACCAGTGCAAACTTAaacaattcaattattcaattaCACACTAAATAGACCTGATTTGAGACAAAAACTAATATGAAATCCAAAATTAAGATTTCAACGAACAACACCCTCAAACAAAACGAATCAATTCAGTAGAATCTATATTGAAATTTTCTCATGTATtgaattcaaaaattataagttttaatttggatgtccttgtgtttttttaattttgctgaATTTTCAAGCTATCTATAAATCATAAGGAAAACAATGTTGTCGCCTctcctttgtgtttttttaagtttgctGAATTTTCAAGCACAACAAGGTTCTCTTTCCTTTGCATGGATAACACTAATTAAACCTTATTCATTTATAgttgaattcttgaattttatctTAACTCAAATATCTCTGAATTAACTcactaaaaatctatttaatttttttaacttttgattttgtaGTTGGTCTAATTAATACCATTAATAAGTTCTTTAGTAATGCTTGTTAATTCTCGTTAGCCTTCCAAAACTCCAACTTCTTTACTTTAAAAGGTTATATTATCAATAAAAGTttataaactaagaaaaactaacttattttctttttactacACAAGATCCTAAATCTTTAGATATAGAAAGCAACTGggatgaaaaaaaactaaaaatgactTGCCCAGAGAGTAAAAAGATGCAAAGGAACTtaagaaaaagcaaaaatacTTGTTTAATACTTGTTTTTCTAGACAACCCTTAAACCCCTATTATATACGAAAAGAGGCtgcaaaaattgattttgatttaaaagaataattttataacaaggatgcctaaattatttttgatttaagAGAAATAAttctatcattttattaaatggaAAATGTTGAAGACATTTTAAAGgctttaaaataaacatttaggattttggtattaaaaataagcgACTAATTAGAAATATTTATTGAATCTAGACATGTATTATTaataagttcaaaaaaaaatcctttaagTAAAAATATGCCCAAGCCCGACCTAAACGAGTGCCCAATAGTAATTTAAGCCCAATACCTATCTAGTCTAGGGTTTATTCTCTCTAAAAGCTTTAGTGCCCTTTATTcctaattttaaatattcaacttttcattatataagttacaaaaaaaatcttatagacTTTCAATACGTGATTGAAATTTTTGAGCTTGTAATGGAATGCaactaagaaatttttttagattaattttcatttaggtataattagtttaaaacattttaatgatttaatgTAAAGTACTTATGTTAGAGAGAAATTTCCAACAATATTAACCTAAATTATGAATGAATTCTATATTTAAATTGATCTTAAATGTGCCTAGTTATCATAATTTAAACCAAATCTTTTAGCAATCCCTCATATAAATGAAAATCTTATGATCAATATAGAAAGAGTTGAAGGTTTGTATTCAAGTCTTcgtataaagaaaataaattgatagcTCACTATATAATGATAAATAGCTTTTGACTTTGAACATGTATAAAATACTATCAGATTTACTCAACTAATTAGAAAATGTGGTATCTTGAACAATTGAACTTTTTTGTTTAGACCAATTTTACTAAAAATCCTCCATATGAATAAAAGTATTATAACCAGTACTCGCATAGCTCTTTACCTACAGTTTTTCTTCTGTTCTCATAGTTGTATAACTTGAACAACTTCtagttttatgtgtttatagagatctatttaaaaaaaaaactatcaaagaaATAATTGCATTTCTCACCAATATAGGTGAActttaattagaaatattatgCTATATTCTACTTAGAAAACCAATATatgaatatcatttaaaaaaatacaacttacctATCTGCAACTATAACTAACACCCTTTTCAtcaaagaaatagaaaataaattattattattattaagcgCTACTAAGAATGACAAATaacttagtttttctttttaacctaGATCTTGGTATACAATCAATTAAATAGGGTTACTATCATAACACCTTTCATCTTTAaagatttgaaactcattttctttaatGAACTATAGAGAAGCTCTCAGCATTTAATTAGCAAACTCACAATGTTTTCCTTTGACTTAACAttatcaatggaaataattccAGTCTATAGTGAGTGTTTAACATTATATCTATAATGTAAATGTCTAGACTTAATATTATACTTATTACTTTGTGCCTTTTCAATTGTTGATTGATTATCTCAATGGACGTCAATTGTTTCCACTACCTTTGgctaacataaaatattatttaaaaaattttaaaaccacCAGACCTGCTCTCTACCTTTATGAGTTATAACTTTGATTCCATGATGGATTTTACAATGCATGTTTGCTTAGAACACATATAAAACATAGTTATTTCTTCGTGCATGAAAATGTATTCACTAGTggattttaaacttttaatatcGATTATGTATTTCACATCACTAAAACCTTCTAGTATCGTTAAGTATCCAATATATTATAACTTATATTCTAAGTCGCTCCTAATATATATCAGTTccttgtttatttcttttcaattatttatacTTGAATTATTGATAAATCTACTCAACTTGATGATTGAATATGCAATATCTAATCTTATGCACTAATAACACACATCAAATTTctaagttttcaaaaaatatcataattgatgcatcttttcattttcatatttgttATTGGATAGATGCATACTTATATTCATTAGTATTTTGACAAAgctattattaactttaaaaaacttatcaagAAGTTTCTCAAAGTAATAATAAGACgtggataataataataataataatccatcAAATgtcttaaatttaatatatcaaaaatatatatttcatataagtttagttcaatttaaaatttaaaatattatagcatGCAAATTAACAACCTCGAATAAAACTTAAGcttataactaaattaattcaagttacTACAACAATGGAGAAGTATAAACATTGTTGTAAGGATTTAACTATTTGTCATTTGGATCAAACAGTCTTCCTGCAAATAGGGTTATAAGATTCCAATAACTTTACTTTAAAAGGCTACAATACCTTTAAAAGTTCATGAACCAAGAAAATTTAACTCGATTTTCTGTCTGCTATTTGAGATCCTAAAGCtctaaaccaaaataaaaagactaaaaatgaCTTGACTATATAGTAAAaagatgcaataaaaaaaaacttaaaggaaaaacaaaaatacttgtTTTATACTTGGTTTTTCTAGACAACCCCTTTTTATACGGGGAATTGGGCTGCCAAAATTAATTATGacatttttgttaaataaaaatgttaacgatattttttaaaaacatttaaggCTTTGTAACATAAATTTAGTACTTAAAACTATCGGTGGATTATACATGAGCAACtatggttataaaataataataataataataataataatccttttaaactaaataattattttactacaTTTCTAAGTCTGGACCTGGACTTGGATCGAGTAAGCGCACATGCATGGTTTAAGTTTAAGGCCTCCCTAGCCTAAGTCTCCTccctattaaaaattttaaaacctatatatttaatttaactctTCAACTTCTCACTATataagttacaaaaaaaaaatcttgtaatattttcaatataGAAATGATGTTTTCGggtttataaaaacatattaatcaaaagttctttgaaatcaattttttatttatccacaattaattttaaacatattaatattttatatgaaagtatttatattggaaaataattttcaataaagttttaaataaaatcgtGTGTTAACCCaacaattaaattgatttcaaatatatctattaaccaatttttaaaaccattttttctAGCATACATGAGGTATTATAGCCAAACATTATATAATACTTGGTTCATTGTATGAAACTAAAGTCACtattagaattaaaattataatgtaaACTCATTGCATTTGTATAAGAATGGAATTATATTTTActaataattagattttatctATCTTGGGAGAttgaatatacaaaaaaataaaattgataatagaaTTCATTCAATACAAATTTCGTATGCTCATGTTCGAAAGGGACAGATCATTTAAGACCACAAACTGCCCCGTCCCTTtctcattctcttttattttttaagattgattcTGCATCTCTCCCTTTCTAAAAAGGCAAGATATTTACACACAGTCACATGATTCACAGTAGATCCATACAGAGAACCAAGCTAGGAGGTGCCATCGCCATGGATACCCATCAACTTATAACTGTCCATCACCATGTAAAAGCTAAAACTATAAAGTAGCGGCccagaaatataaaaaaaacccacacaTTTAAAGGcctcattttctctctttcaacTGTGAATCTGCAAATACTTTATTAATCGCCACTAACGTTTTGTCATACCTAACTTCAACCACCTCTCGCTCTCTCAAAAGAGTCATCAGTTTAGGTGCTCGTGAAGTCATTGTTTGATTGTGAGATCTGCAGCTGCTGTATGTAATGCAGGACTCCCTTCTCTGCATATCAATGGAGATTGCTAAGTCATAAGTGTATGGCTGTAACATACCCACATGTGAGCATTCATTTGTGTTGCTACTTTCGAAGGGAAAAATAATGGTTGAACGGGAACTTCCACAGGGTTCCTCTCTTCTCGTTACACGAATTCATTTGGCATTTTTACGTCTAATTCTTTTAGTTTGCAAGTTCACTATAAGAAATCTCAAATTCgaacataatatttatattctgtAATGGGAAATgaggttataaattaaatagtgtAAAAGTAGTGGGGTATCTTTGtattcttcttagtcttctccATAATTAGTGACAGATTGCGCCACTTTGCATCAGTTTTTTGATTGATGAGAACCCCATCTTGTTTCTTTCAAGAGAGACTCCATATCCAGTGGGTGCAAGAAAGAATTAGGTATCTAAGAGTGGGACTTAAACTCAAGATATCCCCATATTTTAATTCAAGTATTTTACGACTTCTGCTAGACctcctaatatatatatatatgaagagaaaaacaaaaatctcagTGCTGCATTTCAAACAAAACAAGCTTCAGTGCCAGTAAGTGATTCGACCAAAAGCAGATTAACTTGTATGTGTAGTTGTGTGGCTAGCTAGCTAATTACAGAACAAACTAAGAAATGGAGTGtaatctgattatttttttggttcaacTACGAACCCTCAACCTTGAAGGTACTATTACGAAGTGCCATGAATTTGCATGCAAAACCTCAAGTTGACACCAACGACTTCTTAAGCCAGTTGTAGAAAGCAATGGTAGAGGAACACCCACACCCCTCATACCTTATTagctatcaaaaaaataaaggcaaaaACAGTTGGAAATACATAATATCTTCATTTTGCTTGAAATGATAGCTATGaaccatcttcttcttttttcaaaactttctgGAAAAGTCCAGCATGTGATCATGACTATTCACGATAGCTTTGATCATTGACGTGTGAGTCACCAAGATCCACATAAACTCACTGCTGAGTTTCCCAAGAAGAAAAGTGAACATCATAAATATGGTGCCTGTTCTTACCCTCTATATACCGCCTTTGAGATCATAATCCTCCAAGTTATTGTTCTACACCTAGATAGGTTTCTTCACTTCCAATCTCTCTAACCCTCCTTGAAGTGCCTTTTGTTCAGTTGTTTTCTATAAATCTCCGAACCAACTTCTCATCTCCTCGTTaaggttttgttgtttttcttatatataagaGTCGCATTTATAGCATTGTGGATCAATATGGCACCACATGGGGAGTCTATTGCTAGCGCTTACGCTAAGACAAACGCCTTCTCCAAGCCACCAAGACTCTCAAATGACAATCTTCATCGAACAAAATCCGACATCTCTTTTGAACTAAGCAAAGAAGCAATTGATATCAATCTGCCACCAATATCCGAGGTTGAAGATGCCAAATGCGAGTGTTGTGGCATGAGTGAAGAGTGCACCCCTGAGTATATTGATCGTGTTCGGAACAAGTTCCTAGGGAAGTGGATATGTGGGCTGTGTGCTGAGGCAGTGAAAGAGGAGATGGAGAAAAATGGAGGCCACAAAGAGGAGGCTTTGAATGCACATATGAGTGCTTGTGCGAGGTTTAACAAGTTCGGTAGGGCTTATCCAGTTTTGTCTCAAGCTGAGGCCATGAGAGCGATCTTGAAGAAAAGCGCGATAAGGGCCAAATCCATCAGTCCTAAAGGTGCTCAAAAGATGGGCGGGATTGCAAGGAGTTCAAGCTGCATCGCAGCGATTACAAGAGACGTGAATTatctaaatttgaaaaaatgatCAACGCCCATCTTTTCTAACTAGCTCTTGAACTCtttaggaatttgttttttcctcctCTCCTTCCTCTTTAAGCCTTTTCAAAACCTGTTTTATCAGTTTATGCTGTTGACCAACCTTTCGTGTTATCTTACAACGGGTGATCCAAACCTGTTTTATCCTTCTGAACCAAGGAGTATTTTTCTTCCCTTGGGCATTTTTTATCCACCTCCTATTAATCTACCCTCTAGGGTTTCTCTAGGTGGCCGGATGATCAGATTCTCCTACCTCTTATACCCTTTATTATggctattttattatttccatcAAAACTTCTTATCAGGGCTAGTTTAGTATTGTTCCAAATCCCCTCCTCCATTCCTCTTCCTGCCACTTATGTTAGCCACCCCCATGACATGAATCCTTAACTAGCATTTGGCTATAGATGCCAAACTATGGCCAATTACAAGGGTAACATAATTTGCCATCTGTATGAAACAATCGAACTTAGTTAGATTTAGATCTTGCTGAGGACTGCCACCATTTATATCTAACAGCAAGATGTAAAACCCAGTTTCATGTACTAAATGTTACGAGTTGAATAAACTGTGTTACTTTACATCTATGTATATGACCTGTTCTTCAGTCAAGAAACTAAGAAAACCATGTACATTGCACACGATAAATAGCAGTTTCTGCTGTTGAGTCGGTTAATTAATTATCTACTGTTAATAAACtgtgtttattaatttttcttccaaGCTGCTTGAACAACTAGAAATGCAATCGGAGGTGGCACACACGCAACTAAAAAATAGAGTTAAGGAACTCAGCACCCCTCTTCCGTGGCTACAACGAACACTCGGCCATAAGAAAGTTTTCGTCTGAATTGACTCAGAACTGAGTTAATTTTAAGGAGATAATTAGCTTTATTAAGCCAATAACCTCAGCAATAAATTTATCTACACACAAGGAGTTCATGATTCACTGTACTTCTGGAAATAATCCAGCCACCGGCTAATGAATGCATCGTATCACCCACCTTgaaacttaagttttttttgtatgaaactgAACTTCAACTCAactatcaaaatcaataaaaccaaCTTCAACTCAactatcaaaatcaataaaaccgTTAGAAAATGACTAATGGCCAAATGCCTCCACGCCAAGAATGATCCTGGATGAAAACCTTTTAACAAACCAAAACAAGAGTGCTATAATCAGTATTTACACCCTTTCCCGTCCCTTCTAGCATTTCATCCCTACGCAAACCAAATTAACCTGATGCTAATGGTACGACCTCCCAATGCGtcaccaaaatatatataagaatggAACTGCTAACTTCCTACTAACCAATAAACATCCCAACCAAGGATAAAACCCTTTTCATAAGCCTATGCTTTTTCAAAGGTTCAATAGTTCACCAATGATTCTCTGATGCAGAAAGAACCTGCTTTTGCTCTTCATAACATACCCTGGAAATAAATTATTACAACAGAACAATCCATGCATGCAACACAAGACAAACCGGACTTTGACAGACTACATCTGCTTGGACATGTTTCAGTTGCAGATAATTAGCACCGGACCAGGTAAAGACCAAACCAGCCACAAACAAACTGATCCCCAGCAACTATTTCGTCTCATTGATACATCCATCATCTCTAGGATAATGAACCCCACACACAAATGAAGTTTAGAATACAGCAAATGAACTAAGTACTCCACGGTTTTACCTGTCATAGATAAAAGAACAAGCCAGCAAAATAAGACGATCAAGAGTTCTCTCTCTTAACTTGCCACTCCAATAGATTCTGGTTCAAGTCTCAAACAAAAGACCAGTTTATAAACATAAAGCAGATGCAATGcgcattttcttcttcattcaaCACTTTCCAGGAAACCGCTCTCTCGTACGAGACTGGTCTGCCCATGCTTGACAAACAGATACCACCTTGTAGACAAGTAAAACCCTAgcaagagaaatataaatacaaataaggTGATGCATATAGAATCGGCAAAACCAGGCTATTATCACAGTTTGTAACTCACATTTTTCCATCATTTACTTTGTAACAACTATAGTAAGAAatacagtttttatttttaatatcccaGTTACGGCTGATGGTTTACTTCTGGAGGATAACTAGTCTATTCACATATGCATTCCTGCAATACTATATTTTTCAGACTACTGCACATACTTCTATGACAGAATAACTTTTACACATTTATTATGCTTCaatgtttattaaattgatacttTAATTATTGTGCATTTGCCTAAATGTGTTAGGTCTGTGTAGGATGAACTTATATTTGAATAaagattgctatatatatataagagccCTAAAAATGTGTATTTAGAGAGGTCAGCCCAAATTGGCCAGTGAGCGTTAAGTCAGGCCCAAAACCTCAGGTCCGCATGGCCAAAAATTTCAACATTTACAGGGAAAAAAAGGGGAAACCAAAAGGGGGGAGGGGGACAAGGGCTATGAGGCCCTTAATTAAACACTAAATAGGAAGCAAGTAAAAGCACAACAACACCAAATAGGCtctgattcttgttttttacttgTGATAAATAAGAGGGGGAAAAAAGAGGATAAAGCTAAGGCTTGTTCCTAAGCATTGTAGCTATTTTGTCCCTTTGTGGTGgcatttcataaatatatatttctcaacATAACCTGAAACTATTTTTCCTTCAATCAGATTTAAGAGAGAATTGTAAACCTGTTGCATAATCTGTGGGAATTCTGAGCAGAGAGTTTTCCTTCCATGATCATCAAATATCTTTTCCAAAGTTATGTCTTGCAGTGCGACTAAGGTTGTCTCGAGCATGTCAAGTCCTGCTTGGTTTGAAAAAGTGAAGACTGGCAGAGCCTGCAAAAATCACCCAAGTTTTAGACCAAATTGCCATGAATGCAAAAGGTAGCTATAGAACTGTGGTAAtacttcagaataataatcacaTTTTTATTCAGATCTGAATGCAAAATAGTGATGCATGTTAAACAAAGGacctaataatatttatttggcTTGCATTATGCGCATGAAAAACTGAAAGTTGGATTAGGGCAATGATTATAATATTCTGTTGGTTCAAAGCATTTTCCAGCATTTTATAAATATGACAGCAAGATATATCCAGAACAAATCATTTACAAAAGACTCCAATAACTTCACTTTATTCAGACATCTATCTGCTGTATGTTAAAAACACCATGTTGATCCAATTGCTTCGGATCACCTCCTTTTATAAGGTACTGGGAGCATTCATAAGCAGATATAGCTTTGTTCAATTTAATACCGTGTTTGTGTAGGTTCtcatgattaattaataattcaagTACTCATATCATTAATGGTAAAAGGAAAGCAGGATATCATGTTGTTGTGCCCACCTTCAATGAGCAGCACATGATCGCATCTGCATGATGCCACAAGGTTTTCAGAATAGATTCACTTCCTTCACTGCTGGATTTGAGTAGCTCCACACCCAAATAGTTCCTGCAAAGTTGTGACCACAAAGTGATAATGTGTTCAGTCAATGAAACATTTCTACTGTCCAAGTTTGAAATACATTTTCATGAGAATGTACTCGCCTTAATAGATTATACAAAAGCTTTAAAAT
This genomic interval from Populus alba chromosome 1, ASM523922v2, whole genome shotgun sequence contains the following:
- the LOC118054883 gene encoding uncharacterized protein; its protein translation is MAPHGESIASAYAKTNAFSKPPRLSNDNLHRTKSDISFELSKEAIDINLPPISEVEDAKCECCGMSEECTPEYIDRVRNKFLGKWICGLCAEAVKEEMEKNGGHKEEALNAHMSACARFNKFGRAYPVLSQAEAMRAILKKSAIRAKSISPKGAQKMGGIARSSSCIAAITRDVNYLNLKK